GCATTTCGATGCCTGTTCCGCGCAGACGGAACCGGTCTTTCTGGCGTACCGGAAGCATGATGGGATTTCCCGCATCATCCGGGAATGGATCAAATTTCATAAGCCGGAATACGATTTCACCACGGAGGACGGCGTAACCCACATTCTGTGGCCTGTTGCGGAACCCTCAACCGTTGAGGCCATCCGGAAAGGATTTGAGGAAGTGGAAGCTTTGTACATTGCGGACGGCCACCACCGCACGGCCTCCAGCGCCGCCGTCTCGGCCAGACGCCGGAAGGCACACCCGGACTATACGGGGCAGGAAGAATTTAACTACCTGATGGCGGTTGTCTTCTGCGACGAGGACCTGTTCATCATGGATTACAACCGCGTCGTGCGCGACCTGAACGGCCTGAGCCGCGACGAGTTCATGGAGAGGCTCCAAACTGTTTTCGACGTGGTCCCCGCCGACACCGTTCCGGGAGAAGGCTACGCCCCGCGCGCCAAGCATGAATTCGGCATGTATCTGGACGGCCGCTGGCATTCCCTCACCGCCAAACCGGGCACTTTCGACGCGAACCATCCCATTGAAAGCCTGGACTGCGCCATCCTCCAGGCCAACCTGCTGGCCCCTATCCTGGGCATTGACGACCCGCGTACCAGCGACCGCATCGACTTCGTGGGCGGCATCCGCGGCCTGGGAGAATTGGAACGCCGCTGCGCCGAAGGAATGGCGCTGGCCTTTTCCCTGTATCCCGTCACCATGGACGACCTGTTCCGCGTGGCGGACGCCGGGGAAATCATGCCCCCCAAATCCACCTGGTTCGAGCCTAAACTGCGCAGCGGGCTTTTCGTCCACACCATTGAACATTAACCCTCCCCTCTCCATACCAACATGAACAAGGTTCTCATTCCCACCAAACTCTCCGACGTAGCGGCCAACACGCTTAAAACGGCAGGATATGAAGTCATTCAGGACGCGGACACGCCCCTGGACGTACAGGCGGCCAGCCACCCGGATACCGTGGCCCTGATCGTCCGCAGTGAAAAAGTCACTCCGGAAATCATGGACTCCCTCCCCTCCCTGAAACTGGTGATCCGCGCCGGAGCCGGCTACGACAACATCGACATCGTGTACGCCCGCAAGAAGAATGTGGACGTCATGAACACGCCGGGCGCCAACTCCAATGCCGTGGCGGAAGAAGTCATGGCCATGATCCTGGCGTATTACCGCCATCTCGTCCAGGCGGACACCACCACCCGCGCCGGCCTGTGGGAAAAGAAAAAGTACATGGGCAGCGAGTTGACCAAGAAGACCGTGGGGATCATCGGCCTGGGCAACATCGGCCGCAACCTCGTCAAACGCCTCCAGGGCTTTGAACCCACCCTGCTGGGGTACGACCACTTCCTGGCCCGCCAGCGCGCCCTGAACATCGGCGTCACGCCCACCAGCATTGAAGACATTTTCTCCCAGTGCGACATCATCACCCTGCACGTTCCGGGCGGTCCCTCCACCCACCACATGGTGAATGCGGAACTCATCAGTCGCATGAAGGATGGAGCTGTCCTGATCAACTGCTCCCGCTACGGGGTAGTGGATGAAGAAGCCCTGGCCGCCGCAAAAGCCGCCGGCAAAACCATCGGCTACCTGACGGACGTGCATCCCAAGGACGCCGCCGGAGAGAAACCCTCCGCCGCCGTAGCGGACCTGCTCCTGCCCCATTTGGGAGCCAATACCAGGGAAGCCAACACCAAGGCCGCCAAACGCGCCGCGGAACAGATGGTAGCTTATTTCTCCGACGGGGATACCTCCTGCGTGGTCAACGGGGAATCCCCCAACGGCCTCAATCCGGCCCACCTGCAACTGGCCTTCCTGCTGGCCGCCCTGGCCCGCAAGGCCGGCGGCAACAAACCCATACGCCGCGTGGAATGCACCTTTTACGGCAATCTGCGCGTTTTCCGCAAATGGTTCACCGCCCCCATTCTGGAAGGGTTGCTGCCGCACGCGGAAAAAGGGCTCATGCCTCCCGCCGCGGAAGAGTCGCTACGGGAACACGGCATTGTCTTCAAGGCCCGGGAACCCAAGGACGACAAGCCCTACGAAGACTCCATCACGCTGGACGTGGTCATGGAGGACGAAGGGGAATATTTCAACACCAGTGTGCGCGGCGTCGTGACGGAGGGCATTCCCATGGTCTCCCGACTGAACAACTTCAACGGCCTGTATGCCGACCTGCGCGGAACGACCATTTTCCTGCACTACAAGGACCGTCCCGGCATCATCGCCACCATCGGTTCGGCCCTGTATTCCAACGGCATCAATATCGACAACATCGCCGCCCCGGCCGACCACTCCACCCAGGAAGCCCTGGCCGTCCTCAAAACCAACAAGCCCGTTTCCGACGAGTTGCTCAACAAGATTGCCGGAGAGATAGACGCCATAACCGCCTTCTCTCTGGACGTCTGATCCGCAACATGCTTCCGGAACCTGTCCGGAATGGCCCCAAAAAGACCGTTTTCCTTGATACTGAGGGAGAGCGGTCTTTTCTCATTTCTGCCTGATTGACAAGAGAGCCTTATTTTTGTAGTTTTACCCGAATCATTGGAACATTCCCATGCGCTACGTACTTCTCTTGCTGACTATACTGACTGCCGCTCTCTCCGTTTGGTATTACCAACATAAAATCACACCGGAAGGAGAGGCCCTGGCCGCCCGGAAACAGACCATGGAAGAAGCAGCCGTGACACTGCAGCAAACCGTCAACGAAAGCCGTACAAAATTGAACAACGCCCAGGACGCTACGCGGGACGCGGAGCTGGCGTTGGAAAAATTCCAGGCGCATTACCTGGATAAAAAAAGGCAGCAGTACCAGGAAAATGCCGATGCCTCCTACCGGAAAGCCATGGAGGACCATCAGGAGGAGGTAAACGATCACAACCAAAAAATGGAACACTTCCGGCAGCGCGCCGCCAAGCAGAGGGAAAGCACCAAATCAGCCCGGCAGGAACTGCTCCAGAAAAAAGAGCAGATGAGAGGCCTTCTTGCCAAACTGACAGACAAGCAGCGGAGCATCCAAAAGGAACTGGCGGATGCGGAACGCGAGGCGGCAAAATCACGGGAAGATTCCAAAACCAAGAAAAAATCTGCCGCCCGTGCCCCTTCCCAGAAAGTCAACACGGAAGCCTTGCAGGCACAACTGGGCCGCATCCACCAGGCAATCGCCGGCACGAATGAAAAAATCCGCCAGTTGGACGCCGATCTGACGACCCAGGAACAAAAGGCCGTCAAGCTGGAACTCCGCCTGCAGAACGCCGAGAAAAAATTGACTGAGCAGAAAGATACCGCTCTGGCGGATGACAGGGAGGAAAAAGTGCCGGACATGATGGACGTGACGGACGACGATCTGCTGGCAACCGCAGAATACAGGGAACAATCCAAAACCGTCCGGGAAGCATTCGCACGGGCCCAGAAGGAAGAAGCACAGGCTTCCCATGCCTATGACAGGGCGCGGGCGGCCATGGGGAGAGCCTCCAAAGAGGAACTGGCCGATTTGAACAAGCAGGAAAAGGACCATGCCTCCTTCCAGAAGCTATTCACGGGAGCCGTTTCCGTCGTCGGATTCATCCTGCTGCTATTCACCGTGGGCGCGTTCCGCCGCAGCAACGGCTGACGGCTCCCGCAGGGAGGCGTTGACGGATGCGGGGGATATGGTAGTCTCATGCGGCTTGATGATGTTAAAACTGGCCCAGCTTCACGGAGAACCGGAGATCTTCCATTCCATTCAGGGGGAAGGAGCATCCCAGGGTACGCCCTGTGTTTTCCTGCGCCTGGCGGGGTGTAATCTGGCCTGTTCCTGGTGTGATACGGCCTATTCATGGAACGGCACATCCCCGGCTGTGAAGCTTTCCCCTGAAGAGGCGGCGGCGGCCGTCCTCCATTATCCGTGCCGCCGCCTGGTCATCACCGGAGGCGAGCCTCTTGTTCAGCAAAAGGCCCTTCCCGGGTTGCTCCGGCTGCTTCCGGAACACTTCGTGGAAATGGAAACCAACGGCGCCATCCTGCCGGATGAAGAGTTGCTGCACCATATCGGCCAGTTCAACGTTTCCCCCAAGCTTCCCCATTCCGGCAATGATGCCGCCCGAGCCTGGAAACCGGATATTCTGCGCCGTCTGGCGGAAACGAAAAAAGCCTGGTTCAAATTTGTGGCTTCCTGCGAAGAGGATGTGGCAGGCGTTTTGCGACTGGCACAACAGGCGGGAATACCTACGGAGCGCATCCTCATCATGCCTCTGGCCGCCAGCCGGGAAGAACTGGACATCATGCGCCCGCGGGTTGTGGCATGGAGCCTGCGCTACGGTCTGCGCTTTTCCGACCGTCTGCACATCGCCATTTGGGGCAGTAAAAAAGGCGTCTGACCGGATTTCAGTATTTTCCGAAATCGGACGGACGCCGTAAAAAAGAAGATATTGGTTCCCTAAGCCTTCTGCTTCAGATCCAGAAGCATCTGGGCATTGCTGGGGTACTTGTTCAGGAAGAACAGGAAGCGTTCCATGGCTTCCACGGGCTTGTGGCCTGCCAGCGCACGGCGGATCAGATTCATCTTGAACAGCCACGCATCCGGCATGATCAGTTCCTCACGGCGCGTTCCGGACTTCAGGATATCCACAGCCGGGAAAATGTAATGCTCCGCAATGCGGCGGTTCAGCACCAGCTCCATGTTGCCCGTTCCCTTGAACTCCTGGAAAATCAGGTCGTCCATGCGGCTGTTCGTTTCCACCAGCGCCGTGGCGATAATGGTCAGAGAACCGGCCTGCCGGGTGTTGCGGGCGGCGGCAAAGAGGCGGCGCGGCATTTCCAGCGCACGGGCGTCAATGCCGCCGGACATGGTGCGGCCGCTCCCCTTGTCCGCATTGTTGTAGGCACGCGCAAGGCGGGTGATGGAGTCCATCAGCAGGAATACATGCTGCCCCGCCTCCACAAGGCGTTTGGCGCGTTCGATGCAAAGTTCCGCCATGCGGCAGTGGTCGCGAACTCTTCCGTCATTGGAGGAAGCGTAGATTTCCGCGCCGGGCAGGGAACGCTTGAATTCCGTGACTTCTTCCGGCCGTTCGTCCACCAGAAGCACCATCAGGTGGACGGAGTCCTTGTAATTTTCCAGAATGGCCTCAGCCATATGCTGGAGGAGCGTCGTCTTGCCCGCGCGGGGCGGAGAGACGATCAGCCCGCGCTGGCCGCGGCCTATGGGGGCAATCAGGTCCAGCGTACGCGTGGTATAGCGTTCCGGACGGGTTTCAAAGGAAAGGCGCTTGGTCGGGTTGACCGCCTTGAGTTCTTCAAAATGCGGATGCTTGCGGGCTTTCTCCGCAAGGTCTCCGTTGATGGAGGTGATTTCCGTCAGCAGAATGCCGCGGTCATGGCGGCAAGCCTGCCCGTGAACCCACACGGCGGGGCGCAGGCCGAATTTGCGGATCATGTCCTGCGGGACGTACACGGCCTCCGCAAAAGCGTCAAAATCATTGTCCGGCTTCCGCAGAAAGCCGAATCCCTTGTTCGTAATCTCCAGCAGGCCGTCCACCGATTCCGGCGGCCCCAGTTCCCGCGGAGCATTGTTCTGGGGGGAGGGATTGTCCTGGAAATTGCCATTCCGGCGGTTTTTAAATCGGCCGTTGCCGTTTTTATTATTATAATTTCCGTTGCGGTTGTCGGGCCGGTTGGTCCGGTTTTTGTTAAAACGGTCGTTATTGCGCTGGTTGTTCCGGTCAAAACGCTGGCGCTGCTGGTCATTCCCCCGCTGGGGTTCCCGGGAAGATTCGTCTGACAGGTCTGCCGCCCCTTCCTGCACCACCCTGATGGCAGGAGGTGCCGCATCGGGATTTCCCTCCGCATCCTGCGCCCGGTTCTTTCTCACGAACCGCTGGCGGATCACCTTGGGCTTCTTTTCCTCAGCTTCTCCGGAAGAAGATTCTGCGGACGTGGCGGAATGCTGCGGCGCCAGGGCGGGAGTGGAGGAATCCGGGGCATCAGCCTCATGTTCTCCGGCGGAAACAGTCTTTGTGGAACGCCTGCGCACCGGCTTGACTGCTGTCTCCGCAGCAGGGGCAGGCGTTTCGGCCTGATCGGAGACTTCCTCCACAGGCTTCTTGCGGGGACGGCCCCTTCTGGGTTTGGCGGGGGCTTCCTCCGCCGGGACTTCTTCTACGGCCTTGGCAGTACGCTTGCGGACGGAGGTCTTCTTTTCCGGCTCCTTCGTTTCCCTTTCACCTTTGATTTCCGTTTCAGGCACCTTTTTCCTGACAGTCCGCTTGCGCGGGGCGGGGGAAGATTCCTGTGCGGATGCGGAAGAGTGCGCGTCCACCAGGGATTCCGCCGGAGCCTCCGCAGAGGATTTGGTCCTGCGCACGGTGCGTTTTTTGACTGCCGACTCCGGAGAACCCTGCTCCGGAGTCAAATCTGGGGAAGTATCAGACATGAAAAAGAAGGTTAAACTGCAAAAAGCGTTTCCTGAAAGACAACGGCGCTAGTCAAGCTGTTCGAGGATTTCCTCCGCCACGTCAAAATTGGAAAACACGTTGAGCGCATCATCGTAATCATCCAGCGCTTCATACAGCCGCATGGCGGCCCTGGCCGTATCCGCATCATTGATCATGGTCACATTCTGGGCCACGGAAATCAGCTTCATGGAGGTCACCGTGTGTCCAGCGGCGCGCAGGGCGGCGCATACGTTATTCAATTCCGTGGGATCGGTCACAAACACCCATTCATTGTCGGAATCTCCGGTTTCCACGTCGTCCGCACCGCATTCCAGCGCCAGGTCCATGGCGGAATCTTCCGTGAGGCCTTCCGCCATGATGCGGGCTTCCCCCTTGCGTTCAAACTGGTAGGCAACGGAGCCGGGAGTGCCGATGCTGCCGCCGTTCTTGGTGAACAGGGTACGCAGTTCGGAAGCGGAACGGTTCGTATTGTCCGTAGCCACTTCAATCAGGAAGGCCGTTCCAGCCGGGCCGTAGCCCTCATAAGTAATTTCCTGAATGGAGGCTCCTCCCAATTCCCCGGTTCCTTTCTTGATGGCGCGCTCAATGTTTTCCTTGGGGGTGGACACGGCCTTGGCTCCGTCAATGGCGGCGCGCAGGCGAGGATTCAGGTCCGGATCTCCCCCGCCGCTCTTGGCGGCCAGCATGATTTCATGGGCAAAACGGGCGAACACCTTGCCCTTTTTGGCATCTTCCTTAGCCTTAACGTGCTTGATTTTAGACCATTTGTTATGTCCGGACATAGAAATTAACTGGGGATAATAGTAAGTGAATGAAAAGAGACGAACTAGCAAGTGGCGCTATCCTTCAACCCGGGCGAACATATTGCTTTCTGCATCATACCACGCGGGGGGGATCAGGGCTCGATCATCCGTAAACATGCTACAGGGACCAGATACTCTGCCGGAAAATATGCCGAACTCCCAAAAAGGATGACGGCAACCACTTGGCAGTCACTCTCAACGCAAGCAAAATACAGCATTCCCCGGCGTTGGCAATACTTTTTTAGGTCACCTCCGTGCGTCCCTGCACCGCATGGACCGGACAATCCGCCGTGGTTCCGACTCTTGAAAATACCCTGTCGGAACGGGGGCTCCTCGAACTCCGACTCTCAGACAAAAACTGCCGTCCCTACCGGAAAAGCTATTCCGGTAGCGCCGCTTTTCCCGACATTTTCCCAACCTCCAGACAATGGATGTTGGAATATTAAAGCCACAGAACGGCCGGAAAATTTCCCGAATTTTTGATCATCTCCCTCTGCGTAGTTTTTTCCCGGCTTTATTTGAAACGAGATTCTCCTGTCTTATCCCAATCCGGCAGGAATGGGAGAAAGCTATTCTTCAGCTTCCCGTCGCCACTTTTTCAACAGTTCTTTGTCGAAAACAATCCGATGCCCGGAAACATCATATTTCCCCTTATATTTATCCTTCATTTCAAAACTTATCTGAATGCCGTCATCCTCTTCGAAAACTTCCATGTCCAGCCCTTCGTACCTGCCTTCCTTCATCCCATACTGAACCTGCTCCCGGGCAGACGGCAGGCGTCCATGGGATTCACGGAAAGCCCGGACCCATAAACCCATCTGCTTCAATTCTTCTCTTACGGAAGAGATATTCGTATGCACTTCTTCCAGTGTTTCAAACCACAGCACCACATTCAGCGAAACGGATGCCAAAAGAATGATCCCCAAAGCAATGGCCATCTTTTTCATCCAGGAATGCCTGGGGACCTCGGAAACGGTTCTTTTATGTTCAGTCTCATTCATCCCAGTTTTATGGAACATTATCGTATTGGATCGCAAACTCATCGGGAGAACCGGTATAATAATGTATCCAATACTTGTTATAAATGATCAAGCCTACCCATAATTCTTCATCTTTCCATTTGCCCATATTGACAGATACGCCTCGGGGGAACCTTACATTCGGCATAAACGCTCCGCGGGTCACCGGGAGGCAAACAATACGCCTGCTCCCAGTTGCTCTCTCCCCAGTGTTCTATCCGCAAGACCGTTTTATAAAGGCGGTCCGGCGTTATTTCACGCATTTCCCTGATTCCAACAATTAAAAATACATTCAACAGAATGGAGATGCACAGAGAAATCAGCAACAGAAATAGAAGAATGCCTTTCCACATATTCAGAATCAAGGTCATGGTACTTGTAAAAGTTTCCAGAAATATGGGCTGTGCTCATGCCTCATTCCTCATTTCCCTCCTCCTCATCATCATAGCGGTTACCGCCTTCATATGCGGTCACATCCTCATTAATCATGGAAAAACAGGCATAAAATTCATTCCTTTCCAAAGGACCTTCTTCCGCCTCCCGCAAATGCTTTAGCTCCCTGCCATGCTCGTCAAAATAGCTGATCTGTTGAACACCGTTTTCCGGATAGGAAAAACGGATAATCGCACATTGCTGCCGGTGATCGGAGCTTAACTCGCCGTGCTGGTCATAGTAACGAATTTCCTTCACGGCACGACCCCCTCCCAAATCACTTCCAGGTTCATAATGATCCGCGCAGCGCCGTGCCCAGCCCTGCAGACCGCGCGTCAGCCGTCCGAATTTGTCCGTATATTCCGCCTCGGCTACGTCGTAGGGGTCCAGATAAAATCTGGCCTGCAGCAGCTTTTCAGGCAGGAGCATTCGTAATTCATCAATGCCATAGTTGTAGCCGAACCTGCCCTTCAAATAAAATGTTTTTCTCGTAGAAGCCGTCACTTCCGCCTCCCAGCCCTTGTGGACTTCCAGGCAGGCCACACCGGCTCCGGGAGCGGGCGTTGCCTTGTATTGATGGTACCGTATTGTCCGCCCCTTCGGATAAATTGCCGGACGCTCCACATCTACAGGCTCCTGATAGAAGATGCCGCTTTCCTTCTCCGCTTTTCCAAAAAAGGATTCCTTGAAAACAAAAGGTCCATGAAGAATCCACCCCGCCTGTTGAATTACATCTCCGCGGTGATAGCCGTCTGCGCAATGGCATTCTTCTCCCTCCGCATTATAAAAAGTAACACTGTTTCTCCCCCTGTTCTCTTCCACTACCCGCATATGGTATCCCTGATCGTCAAGTTCGCAGATTTTGCCATCCATCGTAAAATACGTGTAAATGAAAAGTCCGTAATCCTGAATATCAGTCCACTTCCGGTCGTTTGCCTCATCGTATTCTTTTTTGGGATAAAAACTGGAAAGGACATCCAAGAACGCCCCCTGCCGCACCGTTGGCGGGGAAGGAGCATCCACCCATTCTTCACAGGCTAGAATCAATGTTGACTGCAGAAATTTCCGCCCATTGAATTCTATCGGCTTCAACTCAACACTCCTGGAGTTGACGGGAGGATATTTTCGGTCGAAATATCCGGGATTCGGTGGTTCCCACAAGTCCATCACCGGCAATCCTCTCACATCAAACATGCGGACACCTCCTTCAAACAGGCTCATCCCCGGCAGAGCCATCATCAAAAAAGCCAATAAATATTTCATATCCATATGATTTTCTTCCTATAACCTGGAAGATAAAGATTCTCTGGGCAAAATTGACCACATGTGGAGCATGGGAAACGGCAAATGTCTTTTATTAAATGATTTGGCCTTCAACATCAAGGAAGCTTTCATCATCCGGCAAAAATTGTTCCCCGCATCTTCCGTCCGGCTTGACGATTTTTCGTCAGTATGCCGTCTGAAACCATAGCTGTCCCAAAAAGGCAGTCGCCCCGTTCAACAAAGAATGTGTTATCGTTGACTAAGAGAGAGGACCCGGCTTAGATTGGCTTTCCGTTCTCTTCAGTCTTATGGATCAAGCAGCCCACCATGAAAAATCACGCGCGGCCTTCTCCTCCGTCCTGTGGTCTGCCTTCCTGACCGGAATCAAGATCTGGGCCGGCGTGAAAACGGGCAGCCTGGGCATTATCTCGGAGGCTCTGCACAGCGGACTGGACCTGATGGCGGCGGGAATGACCTTTTACGCCGTAAGGATAGCCGCACGCCCGGCGGATGAAAGCCATCCCTACGGGCATGAAAAGATAGAGAACCTTTCCGCCCTGGCGGAAACGGCCCTGCTCCTGATCACTTGCGGATGGATTGTCTGGGAGGCCATAGACCGCCTGTTTTACAATGAAGCGGAAATCACTCTCACCTGGTGGGCCTTTGCCGTGGTGGCCGTCTCCCTGCTGGTGGACGTGAACCGCTCCGCCATGCTCCGCCGGGTAGCCAAAAAACACAAGAGCCAGGCTCTGGAAGCAGACGCCCTGCATTTCACGACGGATATCTGGTCCTCCGCCGTGGTGATGCTGGGCCTCTTCTGCGTATGGCTGGCACACCTGGTTCCTGCGGATTCCGTCTGGCACGGCCTTCTGGAAAAAGCGGACGCCGTGGCCGCCCTGTTCGTGGCCGCCCTGGTCTGTTCCGTGGCCTACGGCCTGGCCAAGCGTTCCATCCACGCCCTGATGGACGGCGGTTCCTCCGCCCTGACGCACCAGGTGCTGGCTGCCATGAAGAAGAACGCTCCGGATTACCCGGTCAAACGCATCCGCCTGCGCGACGGCGGGGCGCGCATTTTCGTGGAACTGGATGTGGAAGCCCCGGCGGAATTGCACGTGGACGTAGCCCATGACGTGGCGGAGTCCATAGAAGGGATTGTGAAGTACGAGCTGCCGGAGGCGGATGTCATCGTGCACATCGAACCCGCCCATGAAGACTTTGCCGGCATGGAGCCGGATGCGGTCGTCCACCGCCTGGCCCTGCGCCATCACGTCCGCATTCACGGTTTTTATGAAGGAAGGGGCAAACATGACTCCTGTTATTTCATGGATGTGGAAGTTCCCGCGGACTGGCCGCTGGACCGCGGA
This genomic stretch from Akkermansia biwaensis harbors:
- a CDS encoding DUF1015 domain-containing protein, with product MSTLHPFPALRPPRDMAARVSSLPYDVMNHREAKEMAAGNDASFLHICRSDIDTSEEAIHAPETYARAKENLEAFIRKGYLVRDGAPSFYIYRQIMWGRVQTGIVGCASVDEYANGTIKKHELTRREKELDRIEHFDACSAQTEPVFLAYRKHDGISRIIREWIKFHKPEYDFTTEDGVTHILWPVAEPSTVEAIRKGFEEVEALYIADGHHRTASSAAVSARRRKAHPDYTGQEEFNYLMAVVFCDEDLFIMDYNRVVRDLNGLSRDEFMERLQTVFDVVPADTVPGEGYAPRAKHEFGMYLDGRWHSLTAKPGTFDANHPIESLDCAILQANLLAPILGIDDPRTSDRIDFVGGIRGLGELERRCAEGMALAFSLYPVTMDDLFRVADAGEIMPPKSTWFEPKLRSGLFVHTIEH
- a CDS encoding 3-phosphoglycerate dehydrogenase family protein is translated as MNKVLIPTKLSDVAANTLKTAGYEVIQDADTPLDVQAASHPDTVALIVRSEKVTPEIMDSLPSLKLVIRAGAGYDNIDIVYARKKNVDVMNTPGANSNAVAEEVMAMILAYYRHLVQADTTTRAGLWEKKKYMGSELTKKTVGIIGLGNIGRNLVKRLQGFEPTLLGYDHFLARQRALNIGVTPTSIEDIFSQCDIITLHVPGGPSTHHMVNAELISRMKDGAVLINCSRYGVVDEEALAAAKAAGKTIGYLTDVHPKDAAGEKPSAAVADLLLPHLGANTREANTKAAKRAAEQMVAYFSDGDTSCVVNGESPNGLNPAHLQLAFLLAALARKAGGNKPIRRVECTFYGNLRVFRKWFTAPILEGLLPHAEKGLMPPAAEESLREHGIVFKAREPKDDKPYEDSITLDVVMEDEGEYFNTSVRGVVTEGIPMVSRLNNFNGLYADLRGTTIFLHYKDRPGIIATIGSALYSNGINIDNIAAPADHSTQEALAVLKTNKPVSDELLNKIAGEIDAITAFSLDV
- a CDS encoding 7-carboxy-7-deazaguanine synthase QueE, which translates into the protein MMLKLAQLHGEPEIFHSIQGEGASQGTPCVFLRLAGCNLACSWCDTAYSWNGTSPAVKLSPEEAAAAVLHYPCRRLVITGGEPLVQQKALPGLLRLLPEHFVEMETNGAILPDEELLHHIGQFNVSPKLPHSGNDAARAWKPDILRRLAETKKAWFKFVASCEEDVAGVLRLAQQAGIPTERILIMPLAASREELDIMRPRVVAWSLRYGLRFSDRLHIAIWGSKKGV
- the rho gene encoding transcription termination factor Rho; protein product: MSDTSPDLTPEQGSPESAVKKRTVRRTKSSAEAPAESLVDAHSSASAQESSPAPRKRTVRKKVPETEIKGERETKEPEKKTSVRKRTAKAVEEVPAEEAPAKPRRGRPRKKPVEEVSDQAETPAPAAETAVKPVRRRSTKTVSAGEHEADAPDSSTPALAPQHSATSAESSSGEAEEKKPKVIRQRFVRKNRAQDAEGNPDAAPPAIRVVQEGAADLSDESSREPQRGNDQQRQRFDRNNQRNNDRFNKNRTNRPDNRNGNYNNKNGNGRFKNRRNGNFQDNPSPQNNAPRELGPPESVDGLLEITNKGFGFLRKPDNDFDAFAEAVYVPQDMIRKFGLRPAVWVHGQACRHDRGILLTEITSINGDLAEKARKHPHFEELKAVNPTKRLSFETRPERYTTRTLDLIAPIGRGQRGLIVSPPRAGKTTLLQHMAEAILENYKDSVHLMVLLVDERPEEVTEFKRSLPGAEIYASSNDGRVRDHCRMAELCIERAKRLVEAGQHVFLLMDSITRLARAYNNADKGSGRTMSGGIDARALEMPRRLFAAARNTRQAGSLTIIATALVETNSRMDDLIFQEFKGTGNMELVLNRRIAEHYIFPAVDILKSGTRREELIMPDAWLFKMNLIRRALAGHKPVEAMERFLFFLNKYPSNAQMLLDLKQKA
- a CDS encoding YebC/PmpR family DNA-binding transcriptional regulator, whose amino-acid sequence is MSGHNKWSKIKHVKAKEDAKKGKVFARFAHEIMLAAKSGGGDPDLNPRLRAAIDGAKAVSTPKENIERAIKKGTGELGGASIQEITYEGYGPAGTAFLIEVATDNTNRSASELRTLFTKNGGSIGTPGSVAYQFERKGEARIMAEGLTEDSAMDLALECGADDVETGDSDNEWVFVTDPTELNNVCAALRAAGHTVTSMKLISVAQNVTMINDADTARAAMRLYEALDDYDDALNVFSNFDVAEEILEQLD
- a CDS encoding cation diffusion facilitator family transporter, producing MDQAAHHEKSRAAFSSVLWSAFLTGIKIWAGVKTGSLGIISEALHSGLDLMAAGMTFYAVRIAARPADESHPYGHEKIENLSALAETALLLITCGWIVWEAIDRLFYNEAEITLTWWAFAVVAVSLLVDVNRSAMLRRVAKKHKSQALEADALHFTTDIWSSAVVMLGLFCVWLAHLVPADSVWHGLLEKADAVAALFVAALVCSVAYGLAKRSIHALMDGGSSALTHQVLAAMKKNAPDYPVKRIRLRDGGARIFVELDVEAPAELHVDVAHDVAESIEGIVKYELPEADVIVHIEPAHEDFAGMEPDAVVHRLALRHHVRIHGFYEGRGKHDSCYFMDVEVPADWPLDRGYEVVEAFRKDVIQELQPEKVVCRIEPDCREMKANSVLEHVSPEEVHLKVRLILQQHRDIRNIVKLDLDKEDSFPTLTCLCTADPELTVRQSHQIASQLEDQIENALHHLGRVTVILKPEART